AATTTCAGGTCTTAAACTATAAATATTTCCTCCGTTGGGTAAAATATTAATTACTCTGTTTGATGCAAAATACTGCTGGCTTTCCGCAAATACATTCGCTGTTCTGAATCCTCTTCCTGCAGAAAGTCTTAAAATAGTCTGAGGTGTGAAATCATATTTAAAATTAAGTCTTGGTGTAAACTGTGTTCCTGCCAGATTATGAAAATCTACCCTTGAGCCTGCCACTAAAGTATATTTTAAACCTGTTAAAGTATATTCAGCAAAAATCCCCGGTACAATTTCGTTTCTTCTTATATCATCCAGCAAATACGTTTCTTTATAACCGTCATATAAGAAACTTGCTCCAGCTTTATACTTGTGATTGGTATTTCCAATGATACTTTCAAAAATTAAATTGGAATAATACGTATGCTGCTGTCCTGCATAATTTCTCAATCCAAAGAAACTGTCCTGTTGGTGATACACATACTGATTCATCCAGCCGATACTCTGGTAAGGTTTTCCTTTAAAAACATACCCTGTTTTATTCCAAACCTGGAATCTCGAAATGTCGATTCCTACCCCGTAAAAAGGTTGTTTGTCCTGAGAGAGTTTTTTATTAAAACCAATCTGTCCTGCCGTTCTTTCATCTCTGATAAAATTAATTCCAAAGTGAGATCCAAATCCTGACTTTTCAAGATCATTATAATTCAACAAATACGCTGCATTGATCTGAGTCCCTTTCGGTCTGTCCAGAAAACCATCATCATTCATATCTGTATTCCCGAAAGTTCCGTTTCCATGAAGAAGGAAAGTCTGTGACCATTTATCATTGATAGGGGAAACATTGGTAATATTCACTTCCGCTCTTCCATTGAAATCAGAAAAGAGGTTCAGTGATGTTTCAGGAGTCTTTGCATTCTTTAAAAGTTCAGTATTGATCTGTCCTGTGATACTTTCGTAACCATTCGTCACAGTACTTCCTCCTTTAGTAAGCTGGATACTTTCAATCCATCTTCCCGGAATAAAATTTAAGCCATATGCAGAAGCAAGTCCTCTGATTTCGGGTAACTGTTCTTTCGTTAAGCTGGTATATTTCTGATCCAGACCAAGCATTTTCAGTTGTTTCGTCCCAGTAACAGCATTACTAAAAGAAACATCTACCGTGGCATTGGTTTCGAAACTTTCAGACAGATTACAGCAAGCGGCCTTTAACAACTCTTTTTTATCAATATTAAAAACAAGTCCAGCTTCTTTTTTGCTCAAAGCAGTTGCAGCTTTAGAACCTGTTACCACTACACCATCAATATTTTTTTCATGCTGAGAATGATCCTCTTTAGCTGATGAAGTCTCGTGGTCTTTGTGATCTCCGGGTTTTGCTTCTTCTTCGTAATGTACCTTTGGATTGGCTTCACCAAAAGTAAAATCTCTGTCATACAGACAGCATCCCGGAAGGCTATTATATGTTGCATCCGAAGTCTTGTATTTTTCATTATCATGACCAGCATCAGCAATCGCCTTTAAAATTTTATCTGATGAGGTTTTTGACGGGTCAAAATTTAAAGTAACCGTTTGTTTTTCTGCATTCCATTCTGCAGTATCAGCACCTGCTCCTTTTGCTGCTTTTTCAATTCTGGCTTTACAAGAAGCACAGTTTCCTCTTACGTAGAACTCATTTTCTTTTTTATCAGAAATATTAGCACTTGTATGGTGATCATGATGTGTTTCCGCCTGAGATGGAAGATCTCTTTTGTACAGACAGCATCCCGGAAGACTATTGTAAACAGCATCTGTGGCTTTGAATCTCTCATTGTCATGACCTGCTTCAGCCACTTTTTGTAGAATGTCATCGGTAGATACCTTATCTGTTTCTAAAGTTAAGGTCTGAAGGTCAACAGAATAAACGGCTGTTTTTGCACCTGCTTTTTTGGCGGCACTTTCAATTCTTGTTTTACACATTTCGCAGTTCCCTTTTACCTTGAACTGGTTTTTTGAAAGTGTTTGAGCAGATATAAATTGTGTAAATAGGAATAATGCACCAAGTATAAACCTGGAAATAGTTAATTTCATTTTGTTTAAAGTTTAAATTAATTAAAAAACAGTCCATTAAGTAGTATAATGAACGCGCGATATTTTAATTAAACTATCTTAGGCGGCTGCCAGATTTCCTTTAAACGGTCTGAAAGATAGGGATCTGAATATCGAAACTGAGCATTCTTATTTGCTTTGTAATAAGACAGTTCCAGACGTAGATTTTTTGAAAAAGGGGTTTCAATAAAAGTATAGCAGGCAACGCATGACGAGCAGCAGTCATCATTACATGATTTTGTGTTATCATGTTTGCTGTCTTTTTCTGAAGAATGGCTTTTACAACAGTCACTCTTTTTTGAAGATTCTGCTTTACAGCATGTTTCCTGCATTGCTTGCGCATAGAAATTGTCCTTGGGAATTAAAAAAACTCCCAGGCAAAATACAATTGCAAGTAGGTGAAACAGCTTCATATCTGCAAAAATAAGAAATTTATGGCAAAGGATCACCAACTTTTAGAGAACAGCTGTGCCAAGGTTCTCCGTGTGCCGGGTTTAGTTTTGGTTTTTCTCCCATTGCCAGATTCTGTGCCGCTGGTGCAGGGGCAGGACTTGGAGTTGTCTTTATTACATTCTGCGCTGCCTGTGGTGCTGGAGCTGGTTTACTGTTTAAAGGCTGTCCTACCGGAATATCACATCGGTGGCCGGGTTGTCCGTGAGGAGGATTCATCCCTGGAGCTGTTTTTGCCTGTTTTCCGTTGTTGTCAAGGGTAATTTTTCCTGGTGATACCGCATTCGGATCAATCTGGACAATATTATTTCCGTTTGTATTTATATTTTGTGAGGCAGGAGCTGCTGTTGCAGGTTTACTGTTCAGAGGCTGTCCTACCGGAATGTCACATCGATGGCCGGGTTGTCCGTGTGGTGGATTCATTCCCGGAGCAGTAGCCAAAGGAGCGGGAGCAGAGCTGGATTGGATGCCTGCCTGATCCATCAGAGCAGTTTTTGAGGTGGTATTCAGTGCTACGTTGGGCTGTCCAGCGTTGGCTTCTTCTTTTAAATAAGTAGCTCTTTCGTCCTTTTTGCATGATGCAGCTAATAGTGATACGGCGATCAAACCTATAAATGTATTCTTCATATCCATGGGTATGAAACAAAATTAGCAAAACATTTTCAATTGTTTTGCTAATTTTATACTTATAATTTGATTTTTAGATTAATTTTTTACTAAAAGTCTGAATCCTTCTCCGTGAACGTTGATAATTTCCAATCCTTCATCGTCTTTTAATAACTTACGAAGTTTTGCGATATATACGTCCATACTTCTTGCGGTAAAGTAATTTTCTTTTTTCCAGATCTTTCTTAAAGCAAGATCTCTAGGCATGAAATCATTTCTGTGAATACAAAGAAGCTTCAATAATTCATTTTCTTTAGGAGAAAGTTTATATTCTTTATCACCTACTTTCAGCTGTCTCAGCATAGAGTCGAAGAAAATATTACTGATTTTAAACTGCTCCTGTTCCTCATTTTCCAATGTAGAGCTTCTCTGTAAAATAGCCTTGATTTTGTATAAAAGAAGTTCAGTATCAAAAGGTTTTGTAATATAATCATCCGCACCCAACTGGTATCCTTTCAAAATATCTTCTCTCATATTTCTTGCTGTAAGAAATATAATAGGTGTATTTTTATCAATCTTTTTTACATCTTCAGCCAATGAAAACCCGTCTTTTTTAGGCATCATTACGTCAAATATGCAGATGTCGAATTCATTTTCTGTAAATTCTTTAAGTCCCTGCTCCCCGTCAGTAGCAAGAGTTACTTCAAAATTATTGATTGTCAAATAATCTTTAAGTACTGCCCCGAAACTCTGATCGTCCTCTACTAATAATATTCTGTTGCTCATAACTTTTAATAATTAATAATTAACAATTAAGAATGAACTTCCTCACTCTATCTTCTATATTTTGATATTTGGTTTAATTTTTTATCAAGATGATTTATCATTCATCAATGATCATTTATATTTTATCCCATTGGCAGTTTTATCGTAAACGTACTTCCATTTCCTTTATGAGAGTCTACGATAATCTGTCCTTTGTGCAGTTCTACAATTTTCTTCACGTAGGAAAGACCTAATCCCTGTCCTTTTACATTGTGAATATTTCCGGTTTCTTCCCTGAAGAATTTTTCGAAAATTTTGGTTTTATTCTGAGTATCCATTCCCATCCCCTTATCGGAAATTTCAATGATATACCAGTGTCCTTCATTTCTTGTTTCCACATGTATTTCTGGTGCTTCAGGAGAATATTTATTGGCATTATCCAGCAGGTTGACCAGCATATTGGAGATGTGGAATTCGTCTATTTTAAAATTATAATGAGTGGCATTGAATTTCTGGGTAAGGGAACCGTTCCTTTGCTGCACAATAAGATTGAAAGACTCTGTGGTTCTTTTGATCAATTCTCTTACATTGGTCTCTTTTAAAAACAGTTCTACTTCATTTCTTTCAAGCTTAGACATATTAAGTACATTTTCTACCTGCTTTTTCATCCTTAAATTCTCCTGCTTGATTAATTCGGAATAGTATTTTACCTTATCCGGATTAGTCGCAATTTTATCATTAGCCAAAGAATCTGTTGCTACAGAAATGGTTGCTAGTGGTGTTTTAAACTCATGAGACATATTGTTGATGAAGTCTGTTTTTACTTCAGCAAGCTTTTTCTGCCTCATCATATAATTGATGGAAATAATATAAATTCCAAGAATAGTAAGAAGAGAAAGAAATGTTCCCAAAAGCATCGGCCAGTTGTTCATTGCCAGAGAATATTCTTTTTTAGGAAAAACCAATGCGAGGCTGTACAATGTATTTTTTTTGTCTGCAAAAAGAGGAAAGCTGTAGATGTTACTGTCTTTTTTCTCTTTATAAGCTTTATTCACAATGCTTGTAAGCTTGTTATTTCTGTCAAGAACTCCATATCCGAACTTAGCAGATATTCCTCTTATTTTGAGTTCTTTAGCGATCACGGAATCAAGCGTTTTCGGATCCACTCTTTTGGTAATAGGAAGATTATTTCCATATACTTTCACAAATTCTTTCATGGAGTAATCTCCAGTCTCAATCTCCTGATTGATATCTGTGGTAAGGAGTTCACGGTTGGTGGTATCTCTCTTTATTTTATAGGCAGCTTCGTCTGTATATAAAGTGGTCAGCTTTATAGAATCTCCTTTTTGAGAAATCGGAAGCTGTGTTTTTTCAATAATATTTTTAGAATAAATAATCTGTCTCTGAGTGCCGGAGTCTTCTACCTGTTGAATAGTAGTTAAGGATGGCTGTTTGCTGTTCGCAAGAATATTTTTTCTGAAGTCTTTATAATCCTGGTTCAGGTATTTGTCGGCTTCAATCTCTTGAATATTTTGTGAAGTACTTTCCAAAACTGCATACACTTTATTTGAAAAATCCTGTTCCAGTACGCCGTAATAGCCTTTCAACCAATAAAATTGGAGCGTCACAAAGACAATCAGTGAGATTGTCATAAACACTGAAATTATTGGGATGAATTTGTTATTCATTATTTAATTATATATGTTTTGGAAAAATGAATGTTAAAATTAATTGTTTTAAGACTTCATAAACAAAAAACGAGCCAAATAATTGTTTTATTTTTCTTAAAAGAGTGTTTTTTAACAATTATTTATGAATTATCCTTTACTTGTCATATGAAAAGTCCCTTTCAATAAATAAAGTGTTAACTTTATTAAAAATAAAAATATATGGAATCTAATATCACTTTCAACAAAGATTTTGATGCTGCCAGTACGTATGTCATGAAAATTTATAAGGCTGATGTTTCAACGGTATGGAACCATTTCACCCAATCTGAATTATTAGATCAATGGTGGGGCCCTAAACCCTGGAAATGTGAAACGGTAAGCCAGGACTTCAGAGAAGGAGGAATCTGGATGTATGCAATGGTAGGACCAAACGGTGAGAAAGGACCTATGTATGCTCAGTCTCAGTATGGCGAAATTACAGAACACAGAAGCCTTGACTGGATGAGTGCTTTTTGTGATGAAAAAGGAAACATCAATGAAGATTTCCCAAGGTCAAAATGGCTGATCGGCTTTACCGGAGTGGAAGAGGGTACCAAAGTGACCATTAATATCCATTACCATTCTCAGGAAGCGATGAAAAAGATCTTGGATATGGGATTTGAAGAAGGATTTAAAATGGGACTGAAACAATTGGAAGAACTGATCAGTTGATATATCTCATGTAAAAGAATGATGTCAGATGAATATTATAAGATAAAAACAGGACGCTCATGGGAGCATCCTGTTTTATTTATTTTTTATTGAATTGAATACTATTTCAGAATTACAATTTCTCTATACTGATAAACGTTCCGTCTGTAGGGACAATTTTGTAGACATCTGCAACCGTAAGAATAGAAACGCCTCCTGAAACCTGAACTTTCAACTGATCTCCTTTGTCAAACATGGAAAGAAATTCCATGGTTCCAACTCTGTTTGCGCCAGCTGTAATTAAGATCGCTTCATTTAAAGGAACGTCATTTCTTGCAAGTACGTTTCCGTTCTTTAAAGCCCTGAAAGAAATTGTTGGTGGACTAACGTGTATTCCTGAAGTCTTTACTTTTAAACTGATCAAAATTTTATAGAATCCGGATTCTTTAAAAGTAAAGTTATTAAAATTACTATTCACAATACCCTGAGGATTAATGATACCAAGTTTATCCGTATCCTGAGTGCTGTCATAAAACCCAAAAGGGACATCTTTTTCTCCGCAGCCGATAAGTACACAGGTTACAGAAGGGAAATTACTTTCAGCCATTGAAGGATTCATGCTGGCCCGGGTTGTTTTTCCTCCGCTTTCATAAAAAGTAGGTTTCCATTTTTCTCCATCATAAACAACTACTCTTTTAATATCCTTTTTGTAGAAGATCATTCCCTGCATGGTGGAATCGTCATTGAAATGATCGGGCTGGCTTGCGTTGTAAAGAGGCAGTTCGGTTTCATCATTTACTGTTGGGATCATCATCCCTTTAGAATTTGTGGCATTGTCTTCTTTATTGACAACACTGAACATTGCATTTGTACTTGGGCTGGCATGACTGCCTACTGTGACTTGAGAGAAAAGTAGTACAGTCATCAGGAAAAGGGTGAGGGTATATATTTTCTTTGTCATATTAGTTCAGTTTTTCAATATAGATATAAGTGTCTTTATCATTCATTTTAAAATTCACTCCGGTTCCGACGTTCAAACCAGTGTCGGCCTGGATTCCTCCTCTTAAACGGATCTGATCACCGGCATGAAGATATTTGGTGGTAGAAAAACTGTTCACAGAATTAGCACTGCCTGCTGTAACCACCAATCCATAAAGCAAGAAACTGTTTTCGTGAATTTTTTGCCAGCCTTCTCCCACTGCATTTACATAGAGTGCCTGCAGGGATACAATTGTAGCCGCGTTTCCGACAGAAAGACCGCCGGCGCTGCTTGTTTTCACTGATGGATTAATTCTGTAAAACCCATCGGCAGGAATGGTGATTTCTCCGTTGGCATTTACAGTAACACCAAGGTTGTTGATGTTATTTCTGTCAATATCATTTAAAATGTTGAACTGTAGAGTAGGGCGTCCGGTAATTCCGAGTACATTGGCAACAGTCAGATTAGCGGCATTTGATCCCAGAATACTTAAGTTTTTATAATTTTTAATACTCCTTTCGGTAGCTGCTATCCATCGGTAGCCGTCATATTTTACGACGTCTTTTATTTCTTTGTTATAAAATACCAACCCGTTGTCGCTGGGGTTATTCTCATACAGATCAGGGTGGGAGGCATTATAATTGGGTAATTCGGTATAATTTTCAACAACGGGAAGAATGATTCCTTTTTTACTTTCAACCTGTAACTGTGCCCTTGAATGTATTTTTTCAGGATTATCACCCATTTTCACCTGGGCATATCCCATGCTTCCCAGGGCTGTTAAAATAAATATATTGAGTGTAATTGCTTTTTTTGTCATCTTAATCACTTACTTTGGTAAACATTATTTCTCTTGGATAGAACTTGGCGATATTGACACTGGTTGCCGCTGTTAATGTAACAACTACGGATACAGTGGCAAGCGGAGAATGGATTCTTGAAACAATATAGTCGCCTGGGTTTAAACGGATTCGGGTTGTTGTAAATGCAGCCGTGTTAGTGTCTCCGCCAATTCCCAGAACTCCATAATAGTCAGGAAAAAATGTGGTTAATTTTACTTCATTATAACTGCCATCAGATTGTTTAAGATAAGCTCTTAGCTGATACTGTGGCCCACTGGTTAAAGAAACTGCACCACCTGTCTTGGATGGTACGTTTAAGTAAATTTCATAAACGCCTGCCTGATTAATAACGAATTTTGCATTGTCAAAGCTCTTGTCTGTATAGAGACCTCCTCCCGGGACAACCGCAGTTTCTCTTGTTATACCAAGATTGTTGTAAGATTGCTGCCCGTCAACAGGAGCGCTAAATCCAAGACCCACATGTCTTCCACATCCGAGAAGAACGCAAACGACACTTGTTTCTTCGTCAGAACTGGACAAAAACCTGGATTGTTTCATCTTAAAATCTGCTGCAGTAGGTTCATTGTTCCATTTCGCTCCATCATAAGAGTAAAATGTTGCATGTGTTTTCTCAAACATCATCATCCCTGTCATTTCTGCGTCGGAAGCTGGTGGAGCATTGAGCGGAAGGTTGTCAGGAGAAGATACTTCAGGAAGCATCATGCCGAAATTCTTGCCTCCGTATTTCCCGTCTACCTGTAAAATAGCTTTGTTATGAATTTCAACAGTAGGGTTTTTCGAAATTCCTACTTGAGAGAAAGCTAAATTAACAATGACCAACATCAAAGAGGTGTTAATTTTTTTCATGGTTTGATTTCTATTTAAATTTTAATCTGTTTTTTTTCAGAAGAATTTTTTACGAAATACATTGTTTTTTCAATTGTTTGGTTTGTGTAATTTTTTCCAAATTTTATCCTCCCCGGTTCATCATGTGAATCAGGTTTATCACTTGTATTGTCTTTTTTTCAGATTTAAGAATGAAGTATAAATCAGAAAAAACTGACCATAATATTCTGAGGGAAATTGGCCGCAGAAAAGGGCCAAAAGAACGTGGTCTTAGTGTGACTAAAATACAACTCTAATGTGGTACCATCCAATCAAAATCTGAAATATTGTGTGCAAGACATTTTATTTATAAGAAAGTGTTTTGGTAATGGTTTGGATGTGAAATGGTTTGAAATTTAAATCATAGTTTTATTTTTAACTTATTATTTAAATAATCACATTAATTCTGTTTTAAAAAAAATAGAGACAAGTTCTAGCTTGCCTCTATTTCGTTAATAAAGTATTGTTATTTGGATTGGTTTTGATAATTATTGGATGTAATATTTATCAAAAACTCTAAATTGGTGCATATTCAGCTTAAATCAATTCTTCTTCCTGAAAGTACTGAATAATCGCCTTTTTCATAAGCAAGGACTGCTCATTAGGCTTTAATTCGGGAAGTTCTTCCAGTTTGTCAAATTGTGGCCATCCATCTTCATAGTGTGTGAATTTATAATATCCAAAAGGCTCAAGCAGTCTGCAGACTGCAATGTGGATCAGATTCACCTTATCCTCTTTAGTATATTTTTGCTGGCCGCTTCCCAGCTCCTGTAGCCCAATCAAAAATAAAAGGGTTTCAATGGGCGGGTTCTTTTCAGTCTGGAAATTGTCTTCAAAGAACTGTTCTATTTTTTTCCAATATTCGGATTCGTTGATCATACTTGATAAATAATAAAATGATGATTGATAAATGATAAAGTCATTCCTTTAGCATTTTTCTGTATGAAGAAGTTACTTTCAGTATTTCTTCAGTTCTTGTTTTATATCTGTTAAAGTTGCTTTTTTATGAATTGCCATTTATTTTTAACAGGAATGCATATTCTAAAGCATCTTCTTTCAGAGATTCAAATCTTCCGCTTGCTCCTCCATGTCCGGAACTCATGTCAGTTTTAAAGACCAAAATATTGTCATCTGTCTTTAATTCTCTCAGTTTTGCTGTCCATTTGGCAGGCTCCCAATACTGCACCTGAGAATCATGGAATCCTGTAGTGATCAGCATATGAGGATAATCTTTGGCTTCTACATTATCATAAGGAGAATAGTCTTTCATATAATGATAATACTCTTTGTCATTTGGATTTCCCCATTCATCATACTCTCCGGTAGTTAAAGGAATTGTATCATCCAGCATTGTGGAAACAACATCTACGAAAGGGACCTGTGCTACAATTCCGTGGAATAACTGAGGTTCATAATTGACCACAGCGCCCACTAACAGTCCTCCGGCACTTCCTCCCATCGCGTACATATGTCTTGATGATGTATAATTCTCTTTGATTAAATGTTTTCCCGCATCAATAAAATCGAAAAATGTATTTTTCTTGGATAACATTTTTCCATCTTCATACCATTCTCTTCCCAGGTATTCTCCACCACGAATGTGGGCAATTGCATAAATAAAGCCACGGTCCAGAATAGATAATCTTACATTTGAAAAGCTGGCATCAACGGTGTGTCCATAACTTCCATATCCATACAGAAGAAGTGGAGTGTCGGCAGATTTTTTGGTGTCTTTATGATATACTAAAGAAATTGGTACTTTTGTTTCCCCATCTCTGGAGTCTGCCCATATTCTTTCTGAAATATAATTTTCATGGAAAAATTTTCCACCTAATACTTCCTGTTGTTTCAAGAGCTTGGTGGTTTTGTCCTTCATGTTATGCTCGTAAGTGGAGCTTGGCTGTGTAAGAGACGTGTAGCCATAGCGAAGAATCTCAGTGTCAAATTCAAGGTTAATCCCAATATAGGCAGTATAAGTTGGATCAGAAAAAGGTAAATAATAAGACTCCTGGGTCTTCTCATCAATAATTTTGATCTGAAGCAAACCTCTCTCTCTTTCCTCAAGTACCAGATAATCTTTGAAAATTTCAAAACCTTCCAGTAAAACTTCCGCACGGTGTGGAATAACGTCCACCCAGTTTTCCATACTGCAGTTGTCTATTTTTGCTTTTACAATTTTGAAGTTAATCGCATCATCAGCATTGGTAATAATATAGAATTCATCTTCATAATGCTCTACGGAATATTCGAGATCATCTATTCTTGGCTGTATTACTGTCCATTCTGCAAATACGTTATCAGAAGGGATAAAGC
The window above is part of the Chryseobacterium sp. MA9 genome. Proteins encoded here:
- a CDS encoding response regulator transcription factor; the protein is MSNRILLVEDDQSFGAVLKDYLTINNFEVTLATDGEQGLKEFTENEFDICIFDVMMPKKDGFSLAEDVKKIDKNTPIIFLTARNMREDILKGYQLGADDYITKPFDTELLLYKIKAILQRSSTLENEEQEQFKISNIFFDSMLRQLKVGDKEYKLSPKENELLKLLCIHRNDFMPRDLALRKIWKKENYFTARSMDVYIAKLRKLLKDDEGLEIINVHGEGFRLLVKN
- a CDS encoding TonB-dependent receptor domain-containing protein, yielding MKLTISRFILGALFLFTQFISAQTLSKNQFKVKGNCEMCKTRIESAAKKAGAKTAVYSVDLQTLTLETDKVSTDDILQKVAEAGHDNERFKATDAVYNSLPGCCLYKRDLPSQAETHHDHHTSANISDKKENEFYVRGNCASCKARIEKAAKGAGADTAEWNAEKQTVTLNFDPSKTSSDKILKAIADAGHDNEKYKTSDATYNSLPGCCLYDRDFTFGEANPKVHYEEEAKPGDHKDHETSSAKEDHSQHEKNIDGVVVTGSKAATALSKKEAGLVFNIDKKELLKAACCNLSESFETNATVDVSFSNAVTGTKQLKMLGLDQKYTSLTKEQLPEIRGLASAYGLNFIPGRWIESIQLTKGGSTVTNGYESITGQINTELLKNAKTPETSLNLFSDFNGRAEVNITNVSPINDKWSQTFLLHGNGTFGNTDMNDDGFLDRPKGTQINAAYLLNYNDLEKSGFGSHFGINFIRDERTAGQIGFNKKLSQDKQPFYGVGIDISRFQVWNKTGYVFKGKPYQSIGWMNQYVYHQQDSFFGLRNYAGQQHTYYSNLIFESIIGNTNHKYKAGASFLYDGYKETYLLDDIRRNEIVPGIFAEYTLTGLKYTLVAGSRVDFHNLAGTQFTPRLNFKYDFTPQTILRLSAGRGFRTANVFAESQQYFASNRVINILPNGGNIYSLRPEIAWNYGASLQQEFKLFGRKSSIIADFFRTDFQDQVLVDLDKSPQQLTFYNLEGKSFANSFQTQWDFMPVKNLEVRLAYKYYDVQADYIGGRREVPFMAKHRGFVNLAYATNKNDNGGFWSFDTTLNWVGKQRLPDTSTNPAEFQLPAYSESYAVLNAQISRNFNKKIRAYVGGENLTSYYQKNAIVDFKNPFGNYFDGGMVYAPIMKANFYVGLDVTF
- a CDS encoding sensor histidine kinase KdpD, which encodes MNNKFIPIISVFMTISLIVFVTLQFYWLKGYYGVLEQDFSNKVYAVLESTSQNIQEIEADKYLNQDYKDFRKNILANSKQPSLTTIQQVEDSGTQRQIIYSKNIIEKTQLPISQKGDSIKLTTLYTDEAAYKIKRDTTNRELLTTDINQEIETGDYSMKEFVKVYGNNLPITKRVDPKTLDSVIAKELKIRGISAKFGYGVLDRNNKLTSIVNKAYKEKKDSNIYSFPLFADKKNTLYSLALVFPKKEYSLAMNNWPMLLGTFLSLLTILGIYIISINYMMRQKKLAEVKTDFINNMSHEFKTPLATISVATDSLANDKIATNPDKVKYYSELIKQENLRMKKQVENVLNMSKLERNEVELFLKETNVRELIKRTTESFNLIVQQRNGSLTQKFNATHYNFKIDEFHISNMLVNLLDNANKYSPEAPEIHVETRNEGHWYIIEISDKGMGMDTQNKTKIFEKFFREETGNIHNVKGQGLGLSYVKKIVELHKGQIIVDSHKGNGSTFTIKLPMG
- a CDS encoding SRPBCC domain-containing protein, giving the protein MESNITFNKDFDAASTYVMKIYKADVSTVWNHFTQSELLDQWWGPKPWKCETVSQDFREGGIWMYAMVGPNGEKGPMYAQSQYGEITEHRSLDWMSAFCDEKGNINEDFPRSKWLIGFTGVEEGTKVTINIHYHSQEAMKKILDMGFEEGFKMGLKQLEELIS
- a CDS encoding S9 family peptidase codes for the protein MKAPQAKKIEKILETHGDRRIDNYFWLNERENPEVIKYIEEENAYEEFIMKDTEALQEELFEEMKARYKKDDESLPYFFNEYWYIVRYEEGKEYPIFCRKHKSLDNEEEIVLDVNVLAEGKEFFEVGSVAVSPCNELASFSSDDVGRRIYTLNFKNLKTGEILPDTIPNTTGKAVWANDNQHVFYIRKDKSLRAFQVYRHQLGTDSSEDVLIFHEEDDTFDVNVFKTKSLQYIFIASSSTISDEHRFIPSDNVFAEWTVIQPRIDDLEYSVEHYEDEFYIITNADDAINFKIVKAKIDNCSMENWVDVIPHRAEVLLEGFEIFKDYLVLEERERGLLQIKIIDEKTQESYYLPFSDPTYTAYIGINLEFDTEILRYGYTSLTQPSSTYEHNMKDKTTKLLKQQEVLGGKFFHENYISERIWADSRDGETKVPISLVYHKDTKKSADTPLLLYGYGSYGHTVDASFSNVRLSILDRGFIYAIAHIRGGEYLGREWYEDGKMLSKKNTFFDFIDAGKHLIKENYTSSRHMYAMGGSAGGLLVGAVVNYEPQLFHGIVAQVPFVDVVSTMLDDTIPLTTGEYDEWGNPNDKEYYHYMKDYSPYDNVEAKDYPHMLITTGFHDSQVQYWEPAKWTAKLRELKTDDNILVFKTDMSSGHGGASGRFESLKEDALEYAFLLKINGNS